TTATGTAGACAAAGATGGTAAGGTAGTGCTTTCGGCGCGCAACATTGGCTTAAATCTTCAGGAATTACCCCCTGCTTCCACTCTGGCGGTGGCAGGTGGTAAACATAAAGCTCAAGCCATACTGGCGGTCGCTGCCACCGGGGTACTAAAATACCTGGTGACAGATGAAGGGGCCGCTCAGG
Above is a window of Carboxydocella sporoproducens DSM 16521 DNA encoding:
- a CDS encoding sugar-binding domain-containing protein, which produces YVDKDGKVVLSARNIGLNLQELPPASTLAVAGGKHKAQAILAVAATGVLKYLVTDEGAAQAMLETLRKKN